From a region of the Enterobacter sp. JBIWA008 genome:
- the narX gene encoding nitrate/nitrite two-component system sensor histidine kinase NarX: MLKRCLSPLTLVNQVALIVLLSTAIGVTGMAISGWLVQGVQGNAHAINEAGSLRMQSYRLLASVPLTQDDRPLIDEMERTVFSPELENAAIRAGQQSQLNALQGYWHTQLEPGLKQAHSTETVAQDVAGFVSRIDKLVSSFDQTTELRIDRVLMVHRTMALFMGLLLIFTIVWLRARLLNPWKQLLAMARAVTARDFTQRTHISGRNEMAMLGQALNTMSAELSESYAVLEQRVQEKTAGLEQKNEILSFLWQANRRLHMQVPLCERLSPVLNGLQNLTLLHDLELRVYDVEDEDNHQEFTCQSDTSCDDKGCHLCPRGLPPLTSGTTTLKWRLTDSHTQYGILLATLPAGRHLSHDQQQLVDTLVEQLTATLALDRHQEKQQQLIVMEERATIARELHDSIAQSLSCMKMQVSCLQMQDAEMPESNKQLLGQIRNELNTSWIQLRELLTTFRLQLTEPGLRAALESSCHEFSARLGFPVKLDYQLPPRFVPSHQAIHLLQIAREALSNVLKHSGATAVTVTVSQHNNQVKLTVHDNGRGVPENAERTNHYGLIIMRDRAQSLRGDCQVRRRETGGTEVVVTFIPEKPLTTAQGETHD; this comes from the coding sequence ATGTTAAAAAGATGTTTATCTCCGCTGACGCTCGTGAATCAGGTAGCCCTGATTGTTTTGCTGTCCACCGCCATCGGCGTGACCGGCATGGCGATCTCCGGCTGGCTGGTGCAGGGAGTACAGGGTAATGCGCATGCCATCAACGAGGCAGGCTCGCTACGCATGCAGAGTTATCGCCTGCTGGCGTCGGTTCCCCTGACGCAGGACGATCGGCCCCTGATTGATGAAATGGAGCGCACGGTCTTCAGCCCCGAACTGGAAAACGCCGCCATCCGCGCCGGTCAGCAGTCCCAGCTTAACGCCCTTCAGGGCTACTGGCATACCCAGCTGGAGCCCGGACTGAAACAGGCGCACAGCACAGAAACCGTTGCGCAGGACGTCGCGGGGTTCGTCTCACGCATCGATAAACTGGTCTCCTCTTTCGATCAAACCACCGAATTACGCATCGATCGGGTGTTGATGGTGCACCGCACCATGGCGCTGTTTATGGGACTGCTGCTGATCTTCACCATCGTCTGGCTCCGGGCGCGGCTGCTGAACCCGTGGAAACAGCTGCTGGCAATGGCCCGCGCGGTCACCGCACGCGATTTTACCCAGCGCACGCACATCAGCGGGCGCAACGAGATGGCCATGCTCGGCCAGGCGCTCAACACCATGTCGGCAGAGCTCTCCGAGAGCTATGCGGTGCTGGAACAGCGCGTTCAGGAAAAAACGGCCGGGCTGGAGCAGAAAAACGAGATCCTTTCCTTCCTGTGGCAGGCCAACCGTCGTCTGCACATGCAGGTACCGCTATGCGAACGCCTCTCGCCGGTGCTGAATGGCCTGCAAAATCTGACCCTGCTTCACGACCTTGAGCTGCGCGTTTACGACGTGGAAGATGAAGATAACCATCAGGAATTTACCTGTCAGTCGGATACGTCCTGCGATGACAAAGGCTGCCATCTTTGCCCTCGCGGCCTGCCGCCGCTGACGTCCGGCACCACCACCCTGAAGTGGCGCCTGACCGATAGCCACACCCAGTACGGTATTCTGCTGGCAACGCTGCCAGCCGGGCGTCACCTGAGTCACGACCAGCAGCAGCTGGTCGATACGCTGGTCGAACAGCTAACGGCCACGCTGGCGCTCGACAGGCATCAGGAAAAGCAGCAGCAGCTGATCGTCATGGAAGAGCGCGCGACTATTGCCCGCGAGCTTCACGACTCGATCGCCCAGTCGCTCTCCTGTATGAAAATGCAGGTGAGTTGCCTGCAGATGCAGGATGCGGAGATGCCGGAAAGCAACAAGCAGCTGCTCGGTCAGATCCGCAACGAGCTGAACACCTCCTGGATACAGCTTCGCGAGCTGCTGACCACCTTCCGGCTGCAGCTGACCGAGCCGGGCCTGCGTGCGGCACTGGAGTCCAGCTGTCACGAATTTAGCGCCCGGCTGGGGTTCCCGGTAAAGCTGGACTACCAGCTGCCGCCGCGGTTTGTCCCCTCCCATCAGGCCATACATTTACTGCAAATCGCCCGTGAAGCGCTGAGCAACGTGCTCAAGCATTCCGGCGCGACGGCGGTAACGGTCACCGTCAGCCAGCACAACAATCAGGTGAAGCTTACGGTTCACGACAACGGCCGCGGCGTGCCGGAAAATGCCGAACGAACGAACCACTACGGTTTAATTATTATGCGAGACCGCGCCCAAAGCCTGCGCGGTGATTGCCAGGTTCGCCGGAGAGAGACGGGTGGCACGGAAGTCGTGGTCACCTTTATTCCGGAGAAACCGCTTACAACTGCTCAAGGAGAAACCCATGACTAA
- the narL gene encoding two-component system response regulator NarL, with protein MTNQEPASILLIDDHPMLRTGVKQLVSMAPDITVVGEASNGEQGIELAEALDPDLILLDLNMPGMNGLETLDKLREKSLSGRIVVFSVSNHEEDVVTALKRGADGYLLKDMEPEDLLKALQQAAAGEMVLSEALTPVLAASLRANRATSDRDVSQLTPRERDILKLIAQGLPNKMIARRLDITESTVKVHVKHMLKKMKLKSRVEAAVWVHQERIF; from the coding sequence ATGACTAATCAGGAACCGGCATCCATCCTGTTGATCGACGACCATCCGATGCTGCGTACTGGCGTGAAACAGCTGGTCAGCATGGCACCCGATATCACCGTGGTGGGCGAAGCCAGCAACGGTGAACAGGGCATTGAGCTTGCCGAAGCCCTCGATCCCGATCTGATCCTGCTCGATCTGAATATGCCCGGCATGAACGGTCTGGAGACCCTCGACAAGCTGCGGGAAAAATCCCTTTCCGGGCGCATCGTCGTCTTTAGCGTGTCGAACCATGAAGAGGATGTGGTTACGGCGCTGAAGCGCGGTGCGGATGGTTATCTGCTGAAGGATATGGAGCCGGAAGACCTGCTTAAGGCGCTGCAGCAGGCTGCGGCGGGCGAGATGGTTCTCAGCGAAGCCTTAACGCCGGTGCTGGCCGCCAGCCTGCGGGCAAACCGCGCCACCTCTGACCGTGACGTTAGCCAGTTAACCCCGCGCGAGCGCGATATTCTCAAACTTATCGCCCAGGGGCTGCCGAACAAAATGATCGCCCGCCGCCTGGACATCACCGAAAGCACGGTGAAAGTGCACGTGAAGCATATGCTGAAGAAAATGAAGTTAAAATCCCGCGTTGAAGCCGCCGTGTGGGTGCATCAGGAACGCATTTTTTAA
- a CDS encoding YchO/YchP family invasin, which translates to MAVSSRICLLLLLPLLTAGAVYGAPNSFIQQAQHPFDNNGDSLPDLGMAAPTGEGEKHLAEMAKAFGEASMTDNGLTTGEQARQFAFGQVRDAVSGEVNQQIESWLSPWGNASVNLLVDNDGKFNGSSGSWFIPWNDNNRYLSWSQLGLTQQTDGLVSNAGIGQRWVAGKWLLGYNTFYDNLLDENLQRAGLGAEAWGENLRLSANYYQPFAGWRDRSDVQEQRMARGYDVTAKAWLPWFHHLNTSVSFEQYFGDNVDLFNSGTGYHNPVAVNLGLNYTPVPLVTLTAAHKQGESGESQNNLGLKLNYRFGVPLVKQLSAGEVAATRSLRGSRYDSPERNSLPVMEFRQRKTLSVWLATPPWDLKGGETVMLKLQVRSAHGIRQIHWQGDTQALSLTSPAKSNSSDGWSVIMPAWDDSEGASNRWHLSAVVEDEKGQRVSSNEIVLTVVQPLVALPDNDPRWKLLPEE; encoded by the coding sequence ATGGCTGTATCGTCCCGCATTTGTTTGCTGTTATTACTCCCCCTTCTTACGGCCGGAGCCGTTTACGGTGCGCCGAATTCCTTTATCCAGCAGGCACAACATCCCTTCGATAATAATGGGGATAGTTTGCCTGACCTCGGTATGGCGGCGCCAACGGGCGAGGGAGAGAAGCATCTGGCCGAAATGGCAAAAGCCTTTGGTGAAGCCAGCATGACCGACAACGGCCTCACAACCGGCGAGCAGGCGCGTCAGTTTGCCTTTGGTCAGGTGCGCGACGCGGTGAGCGGAGAAGTGAACCAGCAGATTGAATCCTGGCTTTCGCCCTGGGGGAACGCCAGCGTGAACTTACTGGTAGATAACGATGGCAAATTTAACGGCAGCAGCGGGAGCTGGTTTATCCCCTGGAACGATAACAACCGTTATCTGAGCTGGAGCCAGCTTGGCCTGACGCAGCAGACGGATGGCCTGGTCAGCAATGCCGGTATAGGCCAGCGCTGGGTGGCCGGCAAATGGCTGCTGGGTTACAACACCTTTTACGATAACCTTCTGGATGAAAACCTGCAGCGTGCCGGGCTGGGCGCGGAAGCGTGGGGGGAAAATCTGCGCCTGTCAGCCAACTATTATCAGCCCTTTGCCGGCTGGCGCGATCGCTCCGACGTCCAGGAGCAGCGCATGGCGCGCGGATATGACGTCACCGCTAAAGCCTGGCTGCCGTGGTTCCATCATCTGAATACCAGCGTAAGCTTTGAGCAATACTTTGGCGATAACGTCGATCTCTTCAACAGCGGAACGGGCTATCACAATCCGGTGGCGGTGAATCTGGGGCTTAACTATACCCCCGTTCCTCTGGTCACCCTGACCGCAGCGCACAAGCAGGGCGAAAGTGGCGAGAGCCAGAATAACCTCGGACTGAAGCTCAACTATCGCTTTGGCGTGCCGCTGGTGAAGCAGCTTTCCGCCGGTGAAGTCGCCGCTACGCGTTCCCTGCGCGGAAGCCGCTATGATTCGCCGGAGCGCAATAGCCTGCCGGTGATGGAGTTCCGCCAGCGTAAAACGCTGTCCGTCTGGCTGGCAACGCCGCCGTGGGATCTCAAAGGGGGCGAGACCGTTATGCTGAAGCTTCAGGTTCGCAGCGCGCACGGCATTCGTCAGATCCACTGGCAGGGGGATACGCAGGCGCTGAGCCTGACGTCGCCGGCCAAAAGCAACAGCAGCGACGGCTGGAGCGTGATTATGCCTGCCTGGGATGACAGTGAAGGGGCGTCAAACCGCTGGCACCTGTCGGCGGTGGTGGAAGATGAGAAAGGCCAGCGCGTCTCGTCCAATGAGATCGTGCTGACCGTCGTGCAGCCGCTGGTCGCATTGCCTGACAACGACCCGCGCTGGAAGCTTCTGCCGGAGGAGTAA
- a CDS encoding DsrE/DsrF/TusD sulfur relay family protein has protein sequence MQKIVIVANGAAYGSESLFNSLRLAIALREKESDLALRLFLMSEAVTAGLKGQKPAEGYNIQQMLEILTAQNVPVKLCKTCTDGRGITGLPLIDGVEIGTLVELAEWTLSADKVLTF, from the coding sequence ATGCAAAAGATTGTTATCGTCGCCAACGGTGCGGCTTACGGCAGCGAATCCCTTTTCAACAGCCTGCGCCTGGCGATTGCGCTGCGTGAAAAAGAGAGCGACCTGGCGTTACGACTCTTTTTAATGTCAGAGGCGGTCACCGCGGGGCTGAAAGGTCAAAAACCGGCCGAGGGCTATAACATTCAGCAGATGCTGGAGATCCTGACCGCGCAAAACGTGCCGGTGAAGCTGTGCAAGACCTGCACCGACGGCCGCGGTATTACCGGTCTGCCGCTGATTGATGGCGTGGAGATTGGTACGCTGGTTGAACTGGCCGAGTGGACGCTGTCCGCAGATAAAGTATTAACTTTTTAA
- a CDS encoding methyl-accepting chemotaxis protein: MFRSIRARIIAATAGCLVVALLLNTVINFQVTRQDNQQSQRDILTSTSASHNMAIADWVKSKMTVIASAQTVALSDDPVPVFKQLAQAGGFTNVYVGYASKTAKFSEPAGVPADYDPTIRPWYQQVVSTDGPVVTAPYVDAGTGKLVVTFAVPVKENGTLKAVVAGDVAMDSVVANVRGIHPTPASSGLLLNSDGSVIAANDPALTLKPFAETIKGIDFAALKSGNLVDGTLNDAEKTFVATAVPGTNWLLVVALDNGDATSGMRSLLKASAISLVILALLSAAIVHFLIARLLKRLSDIRDAMHNIANGTNDLSQRLPDSGEDEVAQIAQAFNAFSDKLSVVMVQLRDASESVKNAAQEIAAGNQDLSGRTEQAASSLRETASAVEQITASVTQSNESAAEANDQASKASAAAARGGEVVSQAISTMQSIEVASAKIGDITSVIDGIAFQTNILALNASVEAARAGEQGRGFAVVAGEVRNLASRSAQAAKEIKSLIDSTTDSVATGSRYVHLAGESMDEIRSSIGSVSGIMREISIATSEQMKGIHEINHAVTHLDRMVQQNAELVVESAAAAGALQSQAGDLAETAGHFRI; the protein is encoded by the coding sequence ATGTTCAGATCGATTCGTGCACGCATCATCGCTGCGACGGCAGGCTGTCTGGTCGTCGCCCTTCTCCTTAATACCGTTATTAACTTCCAGGTCACACGTCAGGATAACCAGCAGTCCCAGCGCGATATCCTGACCAGCACCAGCGCCAGCCATAACATGGCGATTGCCGACTGGGTTAAAAGCAAGATGACGGTGATCGCCTCCGCGCAGACCGTTGCGCTGAGTGACGATCCGGTTCCGGTGTTTAAACAGCTTGCGCAGGCGGGTGGATTCACCAACGTTTATGTTGGCTATGCCAGCAAAACGGCGAAATTCTCTGAACCGGCGGGCGTTCCGGCGGACTATGACCCGACCATTCGCCCGTGGTATCAGCAGGTGGTCAGCACGGACGGTCCGGTTGTCACCGCGCCTTACGTTGACGCGGGGACCGGTAAACTGGTGGTGACCTTCGCCGTGCCGGTGAAAGAAAATGGCACACTCAAAGCGGTAGTGGCGGGCGATGTGGCGATGGACAGCGTGGTTGCTAACGTGCGCGGGATCCATCCGACCCCGGCCAGCAGCGGGTTGCTTCTGAACAGTGACGGCAGCGTGATTGCCGCTAACGATCCGGCCCTGACGCTGAAACCGTTTGCTGAGACGATCAAGGGCATTGATTTTGCTGCGCTGAAAAGCGGTAACCTCGTCGACGGAACGCTGAACGACGCTGAAAAAACCTTCGTGGCGACAGCCGTGCCGGGCACAAACTGGCTGTTAGTCGTCGCGCTCGACAACGGTGACGCCACCTCCGGCATGCGTTCCCTGCTTAAAGCCTCGGCGATTTCGCTGGTGATCCTGGCACTCCTGAGTGCTGCCATAGTGCATTTCCTTATTGCCCGCCTGCTCAAGCGTTTGTCCGACATTCGCGACGCGATGCACAACATTGCCAACGGCACTAACGATCTGTCCCAGCGCCTGCCGGACAGCGGCGAGGACGAAGTCGCGCAGATTGCCCAGGCCTTTAACGCCTTCAGCGATAAGCTGTCGGTGGTGATGGTGCAGCTCCGTGATGCCAGCGAATCGGTGAAAAACGCGGCGCAGGAGATTGCCGCAGGTAACCAGGATCTTTCCGGACGTACCGAGCAGGCGGCATCCAGCCTGCGCGAGACGGCAAGCGCCGTGGAGCAGATCACCGCCTCCGTGACGCAGTCGAATGAATCGGCGGCAGAAGCCAACGATCAGGCGAGCAAAGCCTCAGCGGCCGCGGCACGCGGCGGCGAGGTGGTATCGCAGGCGATCAGCACGATGCAGTCCATTGAAGTCGCGTCGGCAAAAATTGGCGATATCACCAGCGTCATTGACGGCATTGCTTTCCAGACCAACATTCTGGCGCTGAACGCCTCCGTCGAGGCGGCGCGTGCCGGTGAGCAGGGGCGCGGGTTTGCCGTTGTAGCAGGCGAAGTGCGTAACCTGGCGAGCCGCAGCGCTCAGGCGGCGAAAGAGATCAAATCCCTGATTGATTCCACCACCGACAGCGTGGCAACCGGCTCCCGCTACGTGCATCTGGCCGGGGAAAGCATGGATGAGATCCGCTCCAGCATCGGCAGCGTCTCTGGCATCATGCGCGAAATTTCCATCGCCACCAGCGAGCAGATGAAAGGCATTCACGAGATTAACCACGCGGTAACCCACCTGGACAGAATGGTTCAACAGAACGCCGAGCTGGTGGTCGAGTCCGCCGCCGCCGCGGGTGCCCTGCAGAGCCAGGCGGGCGACCTTGCTGAAACAGCCGGGCATTTCCGCATTTAA
- a CDS encoding DUF1883 domain-containing protein, producing MALVKTSLKLFGGDTVVVRCSERCRIHLMSSKAQKQSQADILTVQDDKAWLTVPYTGTWDVLIDSHSQSLEHSISYVAA from the coding sequence ATGGCACTGGTAAAAACAAGTTTGAAACTGTTTGGCGGGGATACGGTAGTGGTGCGTTGCTCAGAACGCTGTCGTATTCATCTGATGAGTTCGAAAGCACAAAAACAGTCCCAGGCGGATATTCTCACCGTACAGGACGATAAGGCCTGGCTTACCGTGCCGTATACCGGCACGTGGGATGTGCTGATTGACAGCCACAGCCAGTCGCTGGAGCATTCCATCAGCTACGTGGCCGCATAA
- a CDS encoding gamma-glutamylcyclotransferase, giving the protein MLTRDFLMKADCKTAFGAIEESLLWSAEQRAASLAATLACRPDDGPVWIFGYGSLMWNPALEFVESATGTLPGWHRAFCLRLTAGRGSACQPGRMLALKEGGRTTGVAYRLPDATLEEELTLLWKREMITGCYMPSWCKLELDDGRTVNALVFIMDPRHPLYEADTRTQVIAPLIAAASGPLGTNAQYLFSLDQELTRLGMKDDCLNELVVKVKALLEGNPLNGTLRAGFA; this is encoded by the coding sequence GTGTTAACGCGTGATTTCTTAATGAAGGCAGATTGTAAGACGGCATTTGGTGCTATTGAGGAATCGCTTCTCTGGTCAGCTGAACAACGTGCTGCGTCACTCGCTGCCACGCTTGCCTGCCGCCCGGATGATGGCCCGGTATGGATTTTTGGCTACGGCTCCCTGATGTGGAACCCGGCTCTGGAATTTGTCGAATCGGCAACGGGAACGCTGCCTGGCTGGCATCGCGCATTTTGCCTGCGCCTGACGGCCGGACGCGGCAGCGCGTGCCAGCCCGGGCGCATGCTTGCACTGAAAGAGGGCGGGCGCACCACGGGCGTGGCCTATCGCCTGCCGGATGCCACGCTGGAAGAGGAGCTCACGCTGCTCTGGAAGCGTGAGATGATCACCGGCTGCTATATGCCGAGCTGGTGCAAGCTGGAACTGGACGACGGTCGTACCGTCAATGCGCTGGTGTTTATTATGGACCCGCGCCATCCGCTGTATGAAGCAGATACCCGTACGCAGGTGATTGCCCCGTTGATTGCCGCCGCGAGTGGGCCGCTGGGCACCAACGCGCAGTATCTCTTCTCCCTCGATCAGGAGCTAACCCGCCTCGGCATGAAGGACGACTGTCTGAATGAGCTGGTGGTGAAGGTGAAGGCGCTGCTGGAAGGGAACCCGCTCAACGGCACGCTGCGAGCCGGTTTTGCCTGA
- the chaB gene encoding putative cation transport regulator ChaB codes for MPYKAKRELPDNVQNVLPAHAQDIYKEAFNSAWDQYKDKDDRRDDASREETAHKVAWAAVKHEYEKGDDDKWHKKK; via the coding sequence ATGCCCTATAAAGCGAAACGCGAATTACCGGATAACGTGCAAAACGTGCTGCCCGCTCACGCGCAGGATATCTACAAAGAGGCGTTTAACAGTGCCTGGGATCAATACAAAGATAAGGACGACCGCCGGGATGATGCCAGCCGTGAAGAGACGGCGCACAAAGTCGCCTGGGCGGCCGTAAAACATGAATATGAGAAAGGGGACGACGATAAATGGCATAAAAAGAAATAG
- the chaA gene encoding sodium-potassium/proton antiporter ChaA, with product MTATHEAVKTRHKETSLIFPVLALAVLLFWGSSQSLPVVVGINILALVGILTSAFSVVRHADVLAHRLGEPYGSLILSLSVVILEVSLISALMATGDAAPTLMRDTLYSIIMIVTGGLVGFSLLLGGRKFATQYMNLFGIKQYLIALFPLAIIVLVFPMALPGANFSTGQALLVALISAAMYGVFLLIQTKTHQSLFVYEHEDDGDDDDPHHGKPSAHSSVWHTVWLIVHLIAVIVVTKMNANPLETLLTELNAPVAFTGFLVALLILSPEGLGALKAVLNNQVQRAMNLFFGSVLATISLTVPVVTLIAFMTGNELQFALGAPEMIVMVASLLLCQISFSTGRTNVLNGAAHMALFIAYLMTIFA from the coding sequence ATGACAGCAACACACGAGGCGGTAAAGACCCGCCACAAGGAGACGTCACTCATTTTCCCGGTTCTGGCACTGGCTGTGCTGCTCTTCTGGGGAAGCAGTCAGTCACTGCCAGTGGTGGTTGGTATCAATATTCTTGCCCTGGTCGGCATCTTAACCAGCGCATTTAGCGTTGTTCGCCATGCGGACGTCCTGGCCCACCGTCTGGGCGAGCCGTACGGATCGTTAATTCTCAGCCTTTCCGTTGTTATTCTCGAAGTCAGTCTGATTTCCGCGCTCATGGCGACCGGCGATGCCGCACCGACGCTAATGCGCGATACGCTCTACTCAATCATTATGATTGTGACGGGTGGACTGGTGGGCTTCTCTCTGCTGCTGGGCGGGCGCAAATTTGCGACCCAGTATATGAACCTGTTCGGCATTAAACAGTATCTGATCGCCCTCTTCCCGCTGGCGATCATCGTGCTGGTCTTCCCGATGGCGCTACCGGGTGCAAACTTTTCCACCGGGCAGGCGCTGCTGGTCGCACTGATTTCCGCCGCCATGTACGGCGTGTTCCTGTTGATTCAGACCAAAACGCACCAGAGTCTGTTTGTGTACGAGCATGAAGACGATGGCGATGATGATGACCCGCACCACGGCAAGCCGTCGGCCCACAGCAGCGTGTGGCATACGGTTTGGCTGATCGTACATCTGATTGCGGTGATTGTAGTCACCAAGATGAACGCTAACCCGCTGGAAACCCTGTTAACCGAGCTTAACGCGCCGGTGGCGTTTACCGGCTTCCTGGTGGCGCTGCTGATTCTCTCCCCTGAAGGGCTGGGCGCGCTGAAAGCGGTGTTGAATAATCAGGTGCAGCGCGCAATGAACCTGTTCTTCGGCTCCGTACTGGCGACCATTTCACTTACCGTACCGGTTGTGACGCTAATTGCCTTTATGACCGGCAACGAGCTGCAGTTTGCGCTGGGCGCGCCGGAGATGATCGTGATGGTCGCCTCGTTGCTGCTGTGCCAGATTTCCTTCTCAACCGGGCGTACCAACGTGCTGAACGGCGCGGCGCATATGGCGTTGTTTATTGCGTATTTGATGACGATATTTGCGTAA
- the kdsA gene encoding 3-deoxy-8-phosphooctulonate synthase, translated as MKQKVVSIGDIKVANDLPFVLFGGMNVLESRDLAMRICEHYVTVTQKLGIPYVFKASFDKANRSSINSYRGPGLEEGMKIFQELKQTFGVKVITDVHEASQAQPVADVVDVIQLPAFLARQTDLVAAMAKTGAVINVKKPQFVSPGQMGNIVDKFIEGGNDQVILCDRGANFGYDNLVVDMLGFSVMKNVSNQSPVIFDVTHALQCRDPFGAASGGRRAQVTELARAGMATGLAGLFIEAHPDPANAKCDGPSALPLDKLEPFLKQIKAIDDLVKSFDELDTSN; from the coding sequence ATGAAACAAAAAGTGGTTAGCATTGGTGATATCAAGGTAGCAAACGACCTGCCGTTCGTACTGTTTGGCGGCATGAACGTGCTGGAATCCCGCGACCTCGCCATGCGTATCTGCGAACACTACGTGACCGTGACCCAGAAGCTGGGCATCCCGTACGTGTTTAAAGCCTCTTTTGACAAAGCCAACCGCTCCTCCATCAACTCTTACCGTGGCCCGGGCCTGGAAGAGGGAATGAAAATTTTCCAGGAGCTGAAGCAGACCTTTGGCGTGAAAGTGATCACCGACGTGCATGAAGCCTCACAGGCGCAGCCGGTGGCAGACGTGGTGGACGTGATCCAGCTCCCAGCGTTCCTCGCTCGCCAGACCGACCTGGTTGCGGCGATGGCGAAAACCGGTGCCGTGATTAACGTGAAAAAACCACAGTTCGTCAGCCCGGGGCAGATGGGTAACATCGTCGATAAGTTTATCGAAGGCGGTAACGATCAGGTGATCCTGTGCGACCGTGGCGCAAACTTCGGTTACGACAACCTGGTCGTGGATATGCTGGGCTTCAGCGTGATGAAAAACGTCTCTAACCAGTCTCCGGTGATTTTCGACGTGACCCACGCCCTGCAGTGCCGCGACCCGTTCGGCGCCGCGTCCGGTGGACGTCGTGCCCAGGTTACCGAGCTGGCGCGCGCCGGTATGGCGACCGGTCTGGCAGGCCTGTTCATTGAAGCGCATCCGGATCCGGCTAACGCGAAATGCGACGGCCCATCCGCGCTGCCGCTGGATAAGCTGGAGCCGTTCCTGAAGCAGATCAAAGCGATTGACGATCTGGTGAAGAGCTTCGACGAGCTGGATACCAGCAACTAA
- the sirB1 gene encoding invasion regulator SirB1 gives MRSLADFEFNKVPLCDGMILISEMIRDDFTSQYVIDELENLVSLAREEINQARPQDWQLEKLLELFYGEWGFCDTRGVYRLSDALWLDQVLKNRQGSAVALGSILLWVAHRLDIPLVPVIFPTQMILRAEWLDGEMWLINPFNGDTLDEHTLDVWLKGNISPVAELFNEDLDEADNAEVIRKLLDTLKSALMEERQMELALRASEVLLQFNPEDPYEIRDRGLIYAQLDCEHVALNDLSYFVEQCPEDPISEMIRAQINAISHKQITLH, from the coding sequence ATGAGGTCCTTAGCCGATTTCGAATTTAATAAAGTGCCGCTTTGTGACGGCATGATCCTGATTTCTGAGATGATTCGTGACGATTTTACGTCGCAGTACGTCATCGACGAGCTGGAAAATCTGGTCAGCCTGGCGCGTGAAGAGATTAATCAGGCGCGTCCGCAGGACTGGCAGCTTGAGAAGCTGCTTGAACTTTTCTACGGCGAATGGGGTTTCTGCGACACGCGTGGCGTATACCGCCTGTCAGATGCGTTATGGCTGGACCAGGTCTTAAAAAATCGTCAGGGCAGCGCCGTGGCGCTGGGTTCTATTTTGCTGTGGGTCGCGCATCGTCTGGATATTCCGCTGGTCCCGGTCATTTTTCCGACGCAGATGATCCTGCGTGCAGAGTGGCTGGACGGCGAAATGTGGCTCATCAATCCCTTCAACGGCGACACGCTGGATGAACATACGCTGGACGTGTGGCTGAAAGGCAATATCAGCCCGGTGGCTGAACTCTTCAACGAAGATCTCGACGAGGCGGATAACGCAGAGGTCATTCGCAAGCTGCTGGATACGCTGAAGTCCGCGTTAATGGAAGAGCGTCAGATGGAGCTGGCGTTGCGCGCCAGTGAAGTCTTGCTGCAGTTCAACCCGGAAGATCCGTACGAAATTCGCGATCGCGGGCTGATCTATGCGCAGCTCGACTGCGAACACGTGGCGCTGAACGATCTGAGCTATTTCGTCGAGCAGTGTCCGGAAGACCCCATTAGCGAAATGATTCGTGCGCAGATCAATGCGATCTCGCACAAACAAATTACACTGCATTAA
- the sirB2 gene encoding invasion regulator SirB2: MSLFTVLITVHLISVTLTISFFIVRYWWRYSNNPLMDARWVRIVPHCIDTLLLLSGAGLMWKTGYLPFTDKGAWLTEKLFGVIIYIVLGFIALGRRRPRSQQVGFIAFLLGLVVLYIIIKLATTRIPLLG, translated from the coding sequence GTGAGCCTGTTTACCGTGCTTATTACCGTCCACCTGATTTCCGTTACGCTGACCATCAGCTTTTTCATCGTCCGTTACTGGTGGCGCTACAGCAACAATCCGCTGATGGATGCACGCTGGGTGCGTATCGTGCCGCACTGCATCGACACGCTATTGCTCCTTTCCGGTGCCGGGCTTATGTGGAAGACCGGCTATCTGCCATTTACTGATAAAGGCGCATGGCTGACTGAAAAGCTGTTTGGCGTTATCATCTACATCGTTTTGGGTTTTATCGCGCTTGGGCGTCGTCGTCCGCGCAGCCAGCAGGTCGGGTTTATCGCCTTTCTGCTGGGTCTGGTGGTGCTGTACATCATCATTAAACTCGCCACCACAAGAATACCGTTACTGGGGTAA